One genomic window of Maribacter aquivivus includes the following:
- a CDS encoding alpha-L-fucosidase, whose product MKKGIFFSSIIILISLGCSSQKTIVDSEINTQKYTPDWESLQQYEVPEWYKDLKFGIYFHWGPYAVPAYENEWYSRWMYVDGHQINKHHKETYGPLDKFGYKDFIPMFKAEEFDADVWADLFVKAGAQFAGPIAEHADGFAMWDSQLTKWDAKDMGPKIDVVGAMEKAVKSRGLKFITTYHRHWLYAWYPTWDENTDASNPLFEGLYGPKVPEGTFVMANKPTNPLPDEKFNQDWLDRLTELTTKYDPDIVWFDNKMDIIGEDYRKQFLADFYNRGLEKGKDVVVTYKFTDLAVGSAVLDLERSRMREKKEFTWLTDDSIDWKAWSNIENPEYKSTNRLIDFLVDVVSKNGAVLLNITPTAEGKIPTEVEERLLQMGEWLRINGEAIYGTRPWKIYGEGPAEVIEGHLSEHKNADNTAADIRFTTKDNLLYAFVLDLPEVEIRIKALGKHERKIKSVQLLGNPEKISWDQNDTELIIQPTKNQLGDYAFAYKIEFY is encoded by the coding sequence ATGAAGAAAGGTATATTTTTTAGTAGTATCATAATTTTAATTTCGCTCGGTTGTTCTTCGCAAAAAACAATTGTCGATTCAGAAATTAATACGCAAAAATATACTCCAGATTGGGAATCTTTACAGCAATATGAAGTGCCGGAATGGTATAAAGATTTAAAATTCGGAATCTATTTTCATTGGGGTCCGTACGCTGTTCCTGCTTATGAAAATGAATGGTATTCTCGGTGGATGTATGTAGATGGGCACCAAATTAATAAACATCATAAAGAAACGTACGGGCCTTTAGATAAATTTGGCTACAAAGATTTTATACCCATGTTTAAGGCAGAAGAGTTTGATGCCGATGTTTGGGCAGATTTATTCGTAAAAGCTGGGGCTCAGTTTGCAGGACCCATTGCCGAACATGCCGATGGTTTTGCCATGTGGGATAGTCAACTTACCAAATGGGATGCAAAAGATATGGGACCCAAAATAGATGTAGTCGGCGCTATGGAAAAAGCCGTAAAATCTCGCGGACTTAAATTTATCACTACCTATCATCGTCATTGGCTATACGCATGGTACCCAACTTGGGATGAAAATACAGATGCGTCCAACCCATTGTTTGAAGGTCTTTATGGTCCGAAAGTTCCAGAGGGTACATTTGTTATGGCAAATAAACCTACAAATCCCTTACCTGATGAAAAATTTAACCAAGATTGGTTAGACAGACTTACAGAATTAACTACTAAGTATGATCCTGATATTGTTTGGTTCGATAACAAAATGGATATCATAGGTGAAGATTATAGAAAGCAATTTTTAGCCGACTTTTATAATAGAGGCCTTGAAAAAGGAAAAGACGTAGTCGTTACCTATAAGTTTACCGATTTAGCGGTGGGCTCTGCAGTTTTAGATCTAGAACGCTCTAGAATGAGGGAGAAAAAAGAGTTTACTTGGTTAACTGACGATTCTATAGATTGGAAAGCATGGAGCAATATTGAAAATCCTGAATATAAATCTACCAATAGGCTAATAGATTTTTTAGTTGATGTGGTTAGTAAAAATGGTGCGGTACTTTTAAATATTACGCCGACCGCTGAAGGTAAAATACCAACGGAAGTTGAAGAACGTTTGTTGCAAATGGGGGAGTGGTTGCGTATTAATGGAGAAGCTATTTATGGAACCAGACCTTGGAAAATTTATGGAGAAGGACCTGCAGAGGTTATTGAAGGTCATTTAAGTGAGCACAAAAATGCTGATAATACGGCAGCGGATATTAGATTTACTACCAAAGACAATTTATTATATGCTTTTGTTTTAGACCTGCCAGAAGTAGAAATACGTATAAAAGCACTTGGTAAACACGAAAGAAAAATAAAAAGTGTTCAACTTTTAGGTAATCCTGAGAAAATATCTTGGGATCAAAATGATACTGAACTAATTATTCAACCAACTAAAAATCAACTTGGTGATTATGCTTTTGCATATAAGATTGAGTTTTATTAA
- a CDS encoding HYR domain-containing protein, translating to MKFHTFSYNMFLLLIAIIFTSCSSGDDTVKVEQDTIAPTIDCLESITVNIPSYEDGSIVSFETPEGSDNISAVTSQIAGFSSGTKFPIGTTINTFEARDGAGNKATCSFEVTVIQDEPSINLPYFVNANPTPEGKKWTKVENMSDEFNGTTFDDDKWHRSPATDGFNWIGRPPGLFESDNVTVSDGNMNVTTEKFESPKMVNGIEFTHGGAIVRSKLKAQQGHYYESRMKANKTIMSSTFWISFQQNCNTGPLRKLELDIQECVGRLTTTAAWAADFDHIYASNTWRHERECDTEVTGSLQSPAKTVLEKKNNSRYFVYGCWWKSPTEILFYLDGQLTHTITNPPADFDLEGHLTMAIETYDWNPIDSETIFETGSFDDLTTKYDWIRSWKLEDE from the coding sequence ATGAAGTTTCACACATTTAGTTATAATATGTTTTTACTATTAATTGCAATAATTTTTACTTCGTGCAGTAGTGGTGATGATACGGTTAAAGTTGAACAAGATACTATTGCCCCAACAATAGATTGCCTTGAATCGATTACTGTTAATATACCGTCTTATGAAGATGGGTCAATTGTATCTTTTGAAACACCTGAGGGTAGCGATAATATAAGTGCGGTTACTTCTCAGATTGCTGGTTTTTCTTCCGGAACAAAATTTCCAATAGGTACAACAATCAATACTTTTGAGGCTAGGGATGGTGCAGGAAATAAGGCTACATGTAGTTTTGAGGTTACTGTTATTCAAGATGAACCATCTATAAATCTTCCATATTTTGTAAATGCGAACCCCACTCCAGAAGGAAAAAAATGGACTAAGGTAGAAAATATGTCAGATGAGTTTAATGGGACAACCTTTGATGATGATAAGTGGCATAGAAGCCCAGCTACAGATGGGTTTAATTGGATAGGTAGACCTCCAGGTTTATTTGAATCAGACAATGTTACTGTTAGCGATGGTAATATGAACGTAACTACAGAGAAATTTGAAAGCCCTAAAATGGTAAATGGCATAGAGTTTACCCATGGTGGTGCAATAGTTCGTTCTAAACTAAAAGCACAACAAGGTCATTATTATGAAAGTAGAATGAAAGCCAACAAAACCATTATGTCTTCTACTTTTTGGATTTCTTTTCAACAGAATTGTAATACTGGTCCTTTAAGAAAACTAGAATTGGATATACAAGAATGCGTGGGTAGACTAACAACTACAGCTGCTTGGGCGGCAGATTTTGATCACATATATGCATCTAATACTTGGAGACATGAAAGGGAATGTGATACCGAAGTAACTGGGTCATTACAAAGCCCGGCTAAAACAGTTTTAGAAAAGAAAAATAATTCTAGGTATTTTGTTTACGGATGCTGGTGGAAATCACCAACTGAGATTTTATTTTATTTAGATGGGCAGTTGACACATACCATTACAAATCCTCCTGCTGATTTTGATTTAGAGGGTCATTTAACCATGGCAATAGAAACTTATGACTG
- a CDS encoding DUF2231 domain-containing protein, with translation MDNSVPDFVLFLGRFHPLVVHLPIGFLFFAFVLEVFSRWKKNPVLTSGIPLALFLGGLSGVVACILGYMLSLSGDYEEAALDTHFWFGIATTAIAFLAWLIRIEKIKISSLKKLQPNIAFLTLLVILLSVTGHYGGNLTHGSDYLVKYMPFGGAEEEELVAVTKVEDAEVFGHLVNPILQNKCASCHNSSKKKGGLSIADSVSILDGGKNGEVIIAGDALNSEMLKRVLLDPHDDDFMPPEGKTPLTEEEIAILTYWIDNAQANFKTKVASVETDEIVTGIASTMLGLSAGSSSGSEIPIPSVSLVSDDKIIELQAEGFRLRELAFESGLYEAVLAPNSNENGTPDAMSKKLEKLLSIKENILWLSLENNQIKDDHVKLISQFPNIQKLKLNDNPLSDNAVEQLIKLENLTSVNLLGTEITSKSIPSFSEMKQLKYAYVWKTNIKKEDIVKVLINDYPKIIID, from the coding sequence ATGGATAATAGTGTTCCAGATTTTGTATTGTTTTTAGGTAGGTTTCATCCGCTTGTTGTGCATTTGCCAATTGGTTTTTTATTTTTCGCATTTGTTCTAGAAGTTTTTAGCAGATGGAAAAAAAATCCTGTTTTAACCTCTGGTATTCCTTTAGCCTTATTTTTAGGTGGACTTAGTGGTGTCGTTGCTTGTATATTAGGGTATATGTTGTCTCTAAGTGGCGATTATGAAGAAGCAGCTTTAGATACCCACTTTTGGTTCGGTATTGCAACTACCGCAATTGCTTTTTTAGCATGGCTCATACGGATTGAAAAAATAAAAATTTCTAGTTTAAAAAAGCTACAGCCAAATATTGCATTTCTTACGCTATTGGTAATACTGTTAAGTGTTACCGGTCATTATGGTGGTAACCTTACCCATGGTAGTGATTATTTGGTGAAATATATGCCTTTTGGCGGTGCAGAAGAAGAGGAGCTTGTTGCGGTAACTAAGGTAGAAGATGCTGAGGTTTTTGGTCATTTGGTTAATCCTATTTTGCAGAATAAATGTGCAAGCTGCCATAATTCAAGTAAAAAGAAAGGTGGACTTTCTATTGCTGATAGTGTATCTATCCTTGATGGTGGAAAAAACGGGGAGGTAATAATTGCTGGGGATGCCCTGAATTCTGAAATGCTAAAAAGAGTATTATTAGACCCGCACGATGATGATTTTATGCCTCCAGAAGGTAAAACACCATTGACCGAAGAAGAGATAGCTATATTAACGTATTGGATCGATAATGCGCAAGCGAATTTTAAAACTAAAGTTGCTTCTGTAGAAACTGATGAAATTGTAACGGGTATTGCTAGTACTATGTTAGGGTTGTCAGCGGGTTCTTCAAGTGGTTCAGAAATACCTATACCGAGTGTGAGTTTAGTTTCAGATGATAAAATAATTGAGCTACAGGCAGAAGGTTTTAGGTTACGTGAACTTGCATTTGAATCTGGGTTGTATGAAGCTGTATTAGCGCCAAATTCAAATGAAAATGGTACACCCGATGCGATGTCCAAAAAACTCGAAAAATTACTTTCTATAAAAGAAAATATTCTTTGGTTGTCATTAGAGAATAATCAAATAAAAGATGATCATGTAAAATTGATTTCCCAATTCCCTAATATTCAGAAATTGAAATTGAACGATAATCCGTTATCAGATAATGCAGTTGAGCAATTGATTAAATTAGAAAATTTGACAAGTGTAAATCTGTTAGGGACTGAAATAACCTCTAAAAGTATCCCTTCTTTTTCTGAAATGAAGCAGCTTAAATATGCCTATGTTTGGAAAACGAATATTAAAAAAGAGGATATAGTAAAAGTATTGATCAATGATTATCCTAAAATTATAATCGATTAA